In Candidatus Woesearchaeota archaeon, a genomic segment contains:
- a CDS encoding IMP dehydrogenase — protein MAAIDILEEIYDRIYYKLRFSKIGQYAMLAYNTTFDDVLLIPRKSLTSRKSACIKTKLTKNIQLSIPLVSSNMDTVTGVEMAAAMANMGGIGFIYRLTNSIEEEAEMIKEVKKRGLNLNMNYLVGASVGVKGAFMERAKMLIDAGTDIIIFDVANGYSNQMAYAIKTFKSKHPNVPIVAGNVATPGGVKFLAKLGVDCIKVGIGPGSVCTTRIVTGHGVPQLSAIYRCAKKAKKYGIPIIADGGIRNSGDIVKALAVGADVVMLGSLFAGTFESPGDVYTIEKNKIQKVPITKVTSIEPEDYDCLFKIYRGMSGKDVQIDAQKKTLSQKNEIVAEGVSKKIPYKGPVKPIIEQLIGGLMSGMSYSHSKTIKELQKKAIFEKVSTLGQKENTPHAKEFKHYR, from the coding sequence ATGGCAGCTATTGATATTCTGGAAGAAATTTATGACCGGATTTATTATAAATTAAGATTCTCTAAAATTGGGCAATATGCCATGCTTGCATATAACACCACATTCGATGATGTATTACTTATCCCTAGAAAATCATTAACCTCAAGAAAAAGCGCCTGTATTAAAACCAAGCTTACAAAAAACATCCAATTAAGCATCCCATTAGTTTCTTCTAATATGGATACCGTCACTGGTGTTGAAATGGCTGCGGCTATGGCAAATATGGGAGGGATAGGTTTTATTTATCGTTTGACCAATTCTATTGAAGAAGAAGCTGAAATGATAAAAGAAGTAAAAAAGCGAGGTTTAAACTTAAATATGAATTACCTTGTAGGAGCATCAGTAGGCGTTAAAGGAGCCTTTATGGAAAGAGCAAAAATGCTAATTGATGCTGGCACAGATATTATAATATTTGATGTAGCAAATGGTTATTCTAATCAAATGGCTTATGCTATTAAAACTTTTAAGTCGAAACATCCAAATGTACCAATAGTAGCAGGAAATGTTGCCACACCTGGCGGAGTTAAATTTTTAGCTAAATTAGGAGTAGATTGTATTAAAGTCGGAATAGGCCCCGGGTCAGTATGCACAACCAGGATTGTAACTGGACACGGAGTTCCTCAATTATCTGCAATTTATAGATGCGCAAAAAAAGCAAAAAAATATGGAATACCTATAATTGCAGATGGCGGTATAAGAAATTCAGGAGACATTGTGAAAGCATTAGCAGTAGGGGCAGATGTTGTTATGCTAGGCAGTTTATTTGCAGGCACTTTTGAAAGTCCAGGAGATGTATATACTATAGAAAAAAATAAAATACAAAAAGTTCCTATAACCAAAGTTACGTCTATTGAACCGGAAGATTATGATTGTCTTTTTAAAATATATAGGGGTATGTCCGGAAAAGATGTACAGATAGATGCTCAAAAGAAAACATTAAGCCAAAAAAATGAAATTGTAGCTGAAGGAGTATCAAAAAAAATTCCATATAAAGGCCCAGTTAAACCGATAATTGAACAGTTAATTGGCGGATTAATGTCAGGCATGAGTTATA